Part of the Terrisporobacter glycolicus ATCC 14880 = DSM 1288 genome is shown below.
TGATGATATAAGTGAAGAAAAGGCAGGTATAGTACTGACTTTCATCGTTTTTTTATAAATCATGACTGCTAATATAGATGTAATAAAAGTTGAAATAAAAGTAGGAATATTATTTCCTTGTAATAAAGTTGCAAAGAAGGCAGATCCTATTCCAGTAGAAAAACTTAAAACCCATGGAGTATAAGATGTAGTATTTATAATTTCTTTTAATTCTTTCATAGCATCTTGTACAGTCAGCTCAATATTAGTAACGTATTTTCTCGAAAAATTATTCAACATAGAAATTTTATTTAAATCTATAGATCTAGACTTTATTGTTCTCATAAATGAATATCCATCAAATCTATAATCAGATATAATTATAGCAGTTGGAGAGGTAAATACATTTACATGATTATAGTTTCTAGATTTACATATTCTAATGATAGTATCTTCTACACGATACGTTTCTGCACCATTTGTAAGCATAAGTTCACCAATAAATAGTGCTAATCGTAGTACATTTTTTTTGTTGTCAGGTTTAAACTCATTTTCCATGAAATTACCTCCTTAAGATGTCATGGTAAATAATAAAGTTAGTTATATCTATATTATGTAAAAGAGGAATATTCTAAACATGGAAAAGTTAATAATAAAAAAGTAAAATACATTATCCCATACTTTTATGGTATAGAAAGAATAAAGGAGCATATCATGTTTTTGGTCATATGCATGATGATTCCTTTACAAAAGAATTTCATATTATTAAAAAAGAGAAAAATTTATTTAATGCATGTGTAGAAATTAATAATTTTGAACCATGTACAATAGAGGAATTAATTAGTAATAATGATAGATTTTATAAAAAAACACTAAACTAAACAAAAATTTAATTTTGTTTAGTTTAGTGTTTGATTTATTTATACCAATTAGAGATAACGTCTATACTTTCTAAAGAAGGATAAAAGTTTTTATCAT
Proteins encoded:
- a CDS encoding threonine/serine ThrE exporter family protein codes for the protein MENEFKPDNKKNVLRLALFIGELMLTNGAETYRVEDTIIRICKSRNYNHVNVFTSPTAIIISDYRFDGYSFMRTIKSRSIDLNKISMLNNFSRKYVTNIELTVQDAMKELKEIINTTSYTPWVLSFSTGIGSAFFATLLQGNNIPTFISTFITSILAVMIYKKTMKVSTIPAFSSLISSTFIALVGVILSQIDILPTPALLIVGSIMPLLPGVSFIKGIRDLIAGDLISGVARAFDAGVTAVSIACGVGIILDIWLRLGGSL